In one window of Nicotiana tabacum cultivar K326 chromosome 12, ASM71507v2, whole genome shotgun sequence DNA:
- the LOC142167025 gene encoding uncharacterized protein LOC142167025, producing the protein MDEAKVRAIQEWEESIKVIVLRSFLGLVNYYRWFIIGYSTKAAPLTELLNKNKPWVWTEHCQKVFEDLKAVVTEEPVLALPNFSKIFEVHTDASNFAIGDVLMQDKYPIAFESLKLNMTKRRYIVQEKDMTAIDKVEKQKPGGLLEPLPVAERPWESVTMDFMTCLPKSNDYGTIMVVVDRFSKYSTFMPASLGCTAKEAAKLFFKNVVKYWGLPRHIINDPDPRITGNFWRELFDILGTELHFFTSFHSEIDGQTERVNALLECYLRHYARRKQGKKAIAMFLVHWKGQSPEEATWE; encoded by the exons atggacgaggctaaggtacgtGCTATCCAGGAGTGGGAGGAATCTATAAAGGTAATTgtgttgagatccttccttggccttgttaactactatcgtTGGTTCATCATTGGCTATTCAACAAAGGCCGCACCATTGACTGAGTTGCTAAATaagaacaagccatgggtttggacGGAGCATTGTCAAAAGGTGTTTGAAGACCTCAAGGCAGTTGTAACAGAAGAGCCAGTCTTGGCATTACCTAACTTTTCCAAGATATTTGAGGTGCATACAGATGCCTCAAATTTTGCCATTGGGGATGTCTTGATGCAGGATAAGTATCCCATAGCATTTGAGAGCCTCAAGTTAAATATGACAAAGCGGCGTTACATAGTGCAAGAGAAGGATATGACTGCTatt GACAAGGTTGAGAAACAAAAACCAggaggacttttggagccactaccTGTTGCAGAACGTCCATGGGAGAgcgtgactatggactttatGACTTGCCTACCGAAGTCCAACGattatggtactattatggtggtgGTGGATAGGTTTTCCAAATATTCCACCTTCATGCCCGCCTCACTAGGTTGCACTGCTAAGGAAGCCGCCAAGTTATTCTTTAAGAATGTGgtgaagtattggggcttaccgAGGCATATTATCAATGATCCAGACCCACGTATTACTGGGAACTTTTGGAGAGAGTTATTTGACATACTTGGCACGGAACTGCACTTTTTCACTAGTTTCCACTCAGAGATAGATGGACAAACGGAACGGgtcaatgccttactagaatgctacttAAGGCATTAT GCAAGGCGAAAACAAGGGAAAAAAGCCATCGCtatgttcctcgtccattggaaaGGGCAATCACCGGAGGAAGCTACATGGGAATGA